The sequence GATTACCGCGAGGATGACAACGGTGAAGACTCCAATGGTGGCCAAGAAGACGACCTGGTCATGCTTGCAACAGCTCTTCAGCTCCCAATTCGGCATTCTTCAAATCCAGGACTTCCGAGCCAGCTACCCAGAAATCTCAGACGAGCGTTGGCTGGGAGTTGAACGTTTGGCCAGAAAGATGTTCTTCTTTATTGTTTTTGGAAGAGAGATGTTCTTCTTTTTGGTTGACAACAAAGGTTGTCCTTTTGTCCCTTTTCTTTTTACATCccattattttaatatatacaaAGACTACAGTTGGTATGTTCTCATTGGTAGAAAGACGTATAGCGCGTGTACAGCAGTTTATGTTAGAATCCGGATCCTCGCCGTCGAATCCTTTTTGTGAAGATCTCTCAATTTTACGGTTCATCCTCCATTGTGTagtaagaaattattttaaatatttttttaaaattaaacacaaacgtAGTTGATAAAAATTGACCATATATTATATTGGGTAAATTGTCAAAATGatccctaagatttgcataactcatcactttggtcccttagattccaaatcaataaaattgtccctgagattgttcaccatccatcattttgatcattccgttaaaaactccgttaagtgtctcaGAGCTCTTTGTTGGAAGTTTAGGCAATTTTTAAAActtcataactcaatcgtttcttaaccaaattcgacccataatatatcaaaatgaagataggaaagtgtagaataagattatacctattttgaaGCCCAATGGTTACCAAAGATTTCCTGAAAAttgcctcaaagttgactggtccaagtgaaaacttgaaaactcgccggaaattggataaactttaaacgttcataactttttcaatacttaacaaaatcaagtgattcaaaacaaaaatcatacttctcgacgagacaaagagaatagTACCTTTTTCGACAGCTAACTTGTCGTGGTTTGGCTGAAAAACGACTCGAAtgtggctgtcttggtctcgagttaaccacttttgagccgttttccTGCCAAACCAAGGCAAGTTAGCCGTCgaaaaaggtatcattctcttcgtctcgtcaagaaatatgatttttgttttggaatgacttgatttcgttgagtattaaagaagttatgaacgtttaaagtttccCCAGTTTCAGacgagttttcaaattttcactcggaccagtcaactttgaggctattttacAGCAATCTCTTGCAACCAGTGGGTTTCGAAATAGTTATAATcctattctacactttcctatcttctttttgatatattatgggtcaaatttggttaagaaacaattgcgttatgaagttttgaaaattgctcaAACTTCTGACCAAGAGCTCTTGGAAACTTatcggagtttttaacggaagaaccaaaatgatgaattgtagacaatctcagggattacttttatcgatttggaatctgaGGGATCAAATTGATAAGTTATGCAATCTCAAGACCATTTTGATAATTTACCCTATGATATATGATGAATGGGCCGTGTCTTTTTCTTCCTAGTTTCCACAGCCGCAAGGCCCGCCGCAACCCTACTCTGCAACCATTTTCCAGGTCGCCGGACGGTCCTGGAACCACCCTGGTACGTTTTACATCCGCCCTACTCCGTTCATCACTTGCTTTCTTGATTTCCCGTCACTACTCCGATTCATCTCCTTGGATTAAACTGCAATTTCAAGACTTTGagataaatcgatttccaggtTTTTAAATTCGTCTGCAAGGACGAAGATTGGTACGGCAAGATCAGCCGGACTCGCTGCAGTGTGGCAAGGTTCTTGTTTGCCGAAGCCCTCCTGGCGCACCTCGTTCCACCAGACAACTTGGAAAGCCGCCTTCAAAAACACAGGGACTGTGTATTCCCATTCCATTGAGTCCCACACCACGGACAAACACGGGTTATAATGTTTACGAATGATCGGAGGCAAGAAGAGCGAACTGGAAGATCTGGAACTCCGAGGCTGCAATACCTTCAGGTACAGCAACACTAATCCTTTGTTTAAAAGGAAATGGTCCCATCTATTTGTGTATGCATTAGTTATTGTTCTTTTTGTTCCAGGAGTTGGTGACTCGATTTCAGAGTACAACTGATGATGAAGGTACGCTTTGCTGCTCGTAATTCGTGTTTGCCTATGGTTTGAAGCTTTATCATGCATTTTCTAGCTCTCTAGTTTGGATACATTGGTGTTTCTTTTCTTTAGGTTCTCTTGAGTTGTGCCACTCTTTCTTCAGTGATAATTTATGTGCCTTCTCGGATGTTTGTGGATCCTCATAAGTGATAACGCTAGCAGTAGGAGTTTCGGTGTTGGCATGGAAATATTTGTTTAGGTTTGTTAGTAATTTGTTATTTGTAGGCAGAGTACAAGGCTATATTTTAGAATTCTTCTGATGAGTCAATGACATTTGATTCATCTCATGGTTAGTTTATCAACTATCGTCTGTTCCATTCTTTGCAGAGGCAAAAGAGAAAATTGTTGCTAATTTGGCAAACTTTGCTTATGATCCTTACAACTATGCCTTTTTGCGCCAGGTATACAAataatttgatattgattttgatttttgttaacATTTTGATGTTGAGTTGATTTGTCTGCAAAAGACAATTTAACTGTTTTCCATGACGGTTTTGGCCTGATAAGGATTTTATGATTACAAACAGCTCAATGTGTTGGAATTGTTTGTGGACTGCATAACCGAACCAAATGAGAAGCTGGTGGAATTTGGTGTAGGAGGGATATGCAATTGTTGTGCTGGTAAGTCTACCTATCTAATCCCAATGGTGATCCTGTATAATTGGTCTGCTGCTATTAGTTTTTAAGACAACCATCTAGGAAGCGTCTATCAATAgtgtgtgtgagttgtgtgttttgtaactaaattttttaagATGCAGATCCGGCAAATGCTGCAATTATCGCTCAATGTGGAGGAATCTCTCTTGTTATTCAATGTTTATCAAGTCCAGTCAGAAACACTGTAAGTAGCAGCTTGAAATTTGTGTGCGTTTGTGAATTTTCTGTTCTGAGAATGTGATTTGAAAGTTGGACCTGATCAAGTCTTATAGAATAGGAACACTAACACAATTAAGTTGGAGCTTATTGATTCTTATAGAAATGGAGGAACATCGAATTATGCCAATATGACTTGGGATTCTGTACTTGTATTTTTTTCCCAATTGTACTGGTTTAAAATAATCCGTGCTGGTCAAACTATTATACGCCACTAATGTTTAGGTCAATCAACATGGTTATTAGTGCTTTATAAGGAAACTCAGTTTTTGATACATTATATTGAAAATTGAATTGATTGTTAGGTGAATTATGCAATTGGATCCCTATATTATCTATGCAACGCACCTAACAAGAAGGAGATTATAAAGCCAGAGGTGGTTGATGTCATGAAGAGATATGCTGCAGCTGAAGCAGTAAATGTCAGTTTCAGTAATCTGGCCAAGGCATTTTTGGACAAACATGTTTCTGAAAACAACTTGAAGGCAAAGTAGTTTTTGTTATTAGACTAAGGTATTGAATGCATGTTGATTATTGGTCTttgttaacatttttttttttttttttttgtgtcttCCTGAAAActgtttacttttgtttttgcgTAGTTGGTTCCAGCATCTTTATCTAAGGACTTGTATGTTTTTTTACTGTGGAACATATTAAGCAATACCCCCTTGAACTTTAGCCATGTCGCCGTGTCTGAAATGGTTCTTGAGTTTATTTACTCTTTCCCGGAAGAcgttcattttgtttttaaaaatgtttctGAGGAGAGTGCACAATAAAGAATTCGTATTTGATCCATGTATTGGCCAAAAGTACCTGGTCCTTCACTTTGTTCCTCTCATCCAAATCAGGAATCCCACTGTTGACGACGAAGGCGAGGACGAGATATTCTTCCACTCTCTTTAGGATCCACTGGACTTGGTAAGTTTAATCTAGAGTCTAATTTCTaatattttccatttttcatTCTCCTCCTTTCTCGTTTGATTTCTAGGTTTTGATGTGTTTATCCTTATATTCAGTTCtgtgtatttttgtttttttttgtttgttattgtGATTGATTATGCTTGATTTATATGCTTTTGGTCTGATTGTTCTTAATTTTTTCCCCTGCCCTACTCTATCCTTTTTCCAAGGGAGAACTAATAAAAAGTCCCtcacaaaactttttttttttttttaattgaaaaacacGTTAGATATCAAGGACAATTTTTGTATCataaggacaaaaaaaaaatgagtcaCATTTCGTGAGGGTGACTGGTTTATTCTGAGCCCTGTTGCTTATTCGTTCTGGGAATCAATTGTTTCTTATTCCAAATGTTTGTGTTTCATCACAAGAAATACTTTACAGAGGTTATTTGTGGATCCAAATTTGCAAGAGCAGCATTCCAAACTACTTGATCTTCTTCAAGTAGTCCATTCTTATCCTGACTTTTAGTGTCTTTGAAGAGTATTGACTAGATAGAAGGCTTGAGGTGAGGGTTGTGTCGTCATTGTGGAGTTAACATATGAAGATGCAAGAAACAATGTTCGTTTGATTTCTTTGACAATATTCTTAAGTGCCCAGTCGACCTTTCTTATTGTATGTGACATAGTGATTATAACTTTTGGTATTTGAGGAATGAGACACTCCAATTTACTCTGTTAGGTATATCGAGCAAGAAATGACTGATTCGATGAGGGGGGGAAATTGTGGAAATTTGGGGTTTGAAATCCCATCGAAAAAGGTAGAATTTTGTCAACCCCAAGTAGtttttcgattttttctttTGCAGTCCAAAGCCCTGAAGCACCCAACGTTTAAGATTAGACGCCCCAAAAGAGGAAATTGTAGTTCTAAGCTTGGGATTGGTTTCTTTTTTCGTTTTGATATTTTCTTATAAAAACTTCACACATGGTTCTTCATTCTTGTGTTGCGTCGGGTAGTGTTATTGCTTTGGTTGTTTCTACCATTGTTCTTGGTTATAATCTAatgaaatgcaaagtcaaatgcAGTTGATTGCCCCTTTCTTGCTACAGGTTCTCGGAACACCTACAACAACGATTCCACCAATAAGAAGAGAAGAAATTTGCAGGCGAGAACAAGGAAAATAGGACCAAAAGAAGATTAGGGGTAAACAATGATTCAATCATACACAGAGACAAACACAAAATATGAGTTGAAGTGATGATGAATTGCTCGATAACCATGCATTGATGTTAACTTATGATTTTGAATATCTCGAGAAATATCACTAGCATCGTAGATTGTATATTTTGACATGTTCGTGTgatttttgtttggttatttGTGGCACCAATACAAATTTGTGTCATTGACAAGAAGTACTATGTACGTATATATCGACAGTCTCGACACTATCTAGTTTTTGCCATATACATCAAAGCCTATCGATAATACAACACTAGCATTTAGTAAAGGAGTTAGCTAGTGTGAGCTTTTCCATGTACATCTGTGTTTAGATATTTCTTGAATTCGAAGAGCAATCGGAGAACTTCCGGCACGCTATGTCTCTCTTCGAGGATGAGATGGACGGAGTGGACAGAATTATTGAAATTCGGTGACTGTTAACCGAGAGATTTTCGTAGAGAATTGAAGAGTGCAGTGTTTTAGGTGCTGGGTAGGCGGTGGGTTGCTATGCTGGTTAAAATTCCTTTCTACCGTGAAAAAGTATACTTCATGCATGTCACACGAtgaattttgttggaaaaattagtagaACTAACGGAAAGAAAGAACCAAAATTGTAACTTGGGTTGACCACCAGACCAATTTTTAATATCCAAGACCAAACGCAAatcagggtttagggtttagcaaCAATTCTCGTATAACCCGAAATGATTATACAAATTATAATTTCTCTTTACCTAAGTTTTAACCGTCTTCCCTCTTTGTACCAAATAAGAACATGTAAACAAATAACCaagcaaataaaattaaaaataaacggCCTAAAACTCTGATACATACTATATTCTCGGACATGACAGAAAAACCCAACCCCAAACTCTTATCACCTCTTTGTGGGTCATGGTCCAGCGAAGGGTAGGGTCAATGAGGTGAATTAGCTCAACAACCACTTTCATACTTTTCAGTTGCTTTGTTTTTCGAGCAAGAAACatcaagaaaaaagaagagaaaatggctttaa is a genomic window of Malus domestica chromosome 09, GDT2T_hap1 containing:
- the LOC103411733 gene encoding uncharacterized protein; translation: MFTNDRRQEERTGRSGTPRLQYLQELVTRFQSTTDDEEAKEKIVANLANFAYDPYNYAFLRQLNVLELFVDCITEPNEKLVEFGVGGICNCCADPANAAIIAQCGGISLVIQCLSSPVRNTVNYAIGSLYYLCNAPNKKEIIKPEVVDVMKRYAAAEAVNVSFSNLAKAFLDKHVSENNLKAK